The genomic region CAACGCCGACCGGCGCTGCCGTGCGTCAGCCGATCGGCGCCGCCGCGCGCCGGCCGGCCGGCAGCGCCGCGGCAGCGCGGTCGAAACGGATGGCGCGGTCGTAGGCCTCGCGGGCGTCGAGGAGCTGCTCCCAGTGTTCCGCCACCCAGGCGCAGGCGATCGCCATGGGCTCCAGCATGCTGCGGCCCAGCGCGGTCAGCTCGTATTCGACGCGGACGGTGGTCGTGCCGTTCAGGACGGTTCGGGTGAGCAGGCCGTCCCGTTCGAGGGAGCGC from Frankia alni ACN14a harbors:
- a CDS encoding winged helix-turn-helix transcriptional regulator produces the protein MREPLRADMFDELCPSALNPVRFGDKWAALIIRCLEDGPRRFSELRVPLGRITPKVLTHSLRSLERDGLLTRTVLNGTTTVRVEYELTALGRSMLEPMAIACAWVAEHWEQLLDAREAYDRAIRFDRAAAALPAGRRAAAPIG